The following are from one region of the Capsicum annuum cultivar UCD-10X-F1 chromosome 1, UCD10Xv1.1, whole genome shotgun sequence genome:
- the LOC124896725 gene encoding receptor-like cytosolic serine/threonine-protein kinase RBK2, with the protein METILEHSVSPCENTCNNAGEEESGEELFKIGPKMLFCASSISLTAEEFRSLSVGEDHMDEDSTREVIKEDKVYEESIRETSAPDQTESETTTSKTSTLDSDGWQGFIKRLKKGPSIQLHTFHPTIPSLPSLPSIKILSKRKSRSARRSMPMLPAPTLDADLQHCFEANWKNFSLSELKQATDNFSTDNLIGEGGYSEVYKGLLKDGQPVAVKRITRGSQEEMTSDYLSELGILVHVKHRNVANVIGYGVEGGMHLVLPLSPHGSLANMLSSDRGKLTWNRRYNIALGTATGLAYLHEGCQRRIIHRDIKAANVLLTEDFEGQITDFGLAKWLPDKWTHLTVSQFEGTFGYLPPEFFMHGIVDEKTDVYAFGVLLLEIVSGRPALDEAHNSVVMWAKSLLLNKKNSEIVDPSLGDEYDLEQLNQILMVASLCLQQFSTDRPSMIQVEQMLVAAQGIIQSKKKFQRWPPLKRRCAMDQDTLLESP; encoded by the exons ATGGAAACTATTCTTGAACATTCAGTTTCTCCATG TGAGAATACCTGCAATAATGCTGGTGAAGAAGAGTCAGGAGAGGAGCTTTTCAAGATAGGACCCAAGATGCTATTTTGTGCTTCCTCCATTTCTCTCACAGCCGAAG AGTTTCGAAGTCTAAGCGTGGGGGAAGATCATATGGATGAGGATTCTACTAGAGAAGTTATCAAGGAGGATAAAGTATATGAGGAGTCGATAAGAGAAACTTCTGCTCCAGATCAGACCGAGTCTGAAACAACTACTTCCAAGACCAGCACTTTAGATTCAGATGGTTGGCAAGGATTCATTAAAAGACTAAAGAAAGGGCCGTCCATACAGTTGCATACTTTCCATCCTACCATTCCTTCCCTACCTTCACTACCTTCCATAAAGATTTTATCCAAAAGAAAAAGTAGGAGTGCACGGCGTAGCATGCCAATGCTGCCTGCTCCTACTCTAGATGCTGATTTGCAACATTGCTTTGAAGCTAACTGGAAGAATTTCTCCCTCTCTGAACTTAAGCAAGCTACTGACAACTTTAGCACTG ATAACTTGATTGGTGAGGGAGGTTATTCTGAAGTATACAAGGGGCTTCTCAAAGACGGCCAACCTGTGGCGGTGAAAAGGATAACCAGAGGATCTCAAGAGGAAATGACGTCTGACTACTTATCTGAGCTAGGAATTTTAGTACATGTTAAGCATCGAAACGTTGCCAATGTAATTGGCTATGGAGTCGAAGGGGGAATGCACCTTGTTCTTCCTTTATCTCCTCATGGGAGCTTAGCTAATATGCTCAGTA GTGACAGAGGTAAATTGACTTGGAACAGAAGGTATAATATTGCTCTAGGCACTGCAACAGGTCTTGCATATCTTCACGAGGGCTGCCAAAGGAGAATTATCCACAGAGATATCAAGGCTGCTAACGTATTGTTGACAGAAGATTTTGAGGGTCAG ATTACTGATTTTGGACTTGCAAAATGGCTCCCAGATAAGTGGACTCACCTCACTGTATCGCAGTTTGAAGGAACCTTTGG ATACCTCCCTCCTGAGTTCTTTATGCATGGCATTGTGGATGAAAAAACTGATGTGTATGCTTTTGGTGTGTTACTGCTGGAGATTGTTTCTGGACGTCCTGCTTTGGATGAAGCTCATAATAGTGTTGTGATGTGG GCAAAATCTTTGCTCCTCAACAAGAAAAATAGTGAGATAGTTGATCCATCACTCGGAGATGAATATGACTTAGAACAGCTTAATCAGATTCTTATGGTTGCCTCATTGTGCTTACAGCAATTTTCAACAGATCGGCCTTCAATGATCCAG GTTGAACAGATGTTAGTTGCTGCTCAAGGCATTATACAGAGCAAGAAAAAGTTTCAAAGGTGGCCTCCCCTCAAGCGAAGATGCGCCATGGACCAAGATACGCTGCTTGAATCGCCCTAA